In Brettanomyces nanus chromosome 3, complete sequence, a single genomic region encodes these proteins:
- a CDS encoding uncharacterized protein (BUSCO:EOG093442GM~EggNog:ENOG41), whose product MCAWARITPQLSRPLFLFNSRTYATTKTQAASSSSSSLLGSLTPNVSTEKDLLPPRKDAEEASNAAMENEVKYVKPEEDAKLQEYLNPKPYKTVNSLLSPLKRRLYLDNVTKNGFFKNGDLITLPDGISYRLKLSREEIEALEPSIYLRSWRIKSSVKKTNIVLRALKDLPLKKAITQLHFMPKKVARDLFEMLERGLQDAEKMNYDVNSIYVAESWVHTDGHWARRIECKGRGRTGIITHRWISVRFLLKTEQTKKRLAYEAERRSDKRIAKCVLTSEKIRGPCQGYYKW is encoded by the coding sequence ATGTGTGCGTGGGCGCGTATAACGCCGCAACTTTCCCGACCATTGTTTCTGTTCAATTCAAGAACTTACGCTACCACCAAGACACAGGCAgcgtcatcttcatcttcgtcgtTGCTTGGCTCGTTGACGCCTAATGTTTCTACAGAGAAAGATTTACTTCCACCACGaaaagatgcagaagaagcatcgaATGCTGCTATGGAAAATGAGGTTAAGTACGTCAAACCGGAAGAAGATGCTAAGCTTCAAGAATACTTGAACCCCAAACCATACAAGACGGTGAACTCGTTACTTTCACCTCTCAAGAGAAGGCTTTATCTTGATAACGTGACGAAAAATGGGTTTTTCAAGAATGGAGATCTTATTACTCTTCCTGACGGAATAAGTTATAGACTAAAGTTGTCcagagaagagattgaagctTTAGAACCTTCTATTTATTTGAGGTCTTGGAGAATCAAGTCATCTGTCAAGAAGACCAACATCGTTCTTAGAGCATTAAAGGACCttccattgaagaaagcaaTCACTCAACTACACTTTATGCCGAAGAAAGTTGCCAGAGATCTGTTTGAGATGCTTGAAAGAGGACTACAGGATGctgagaagatgaattacGATGTTAACAGTATCTACGTGGCTGAAAGTTGGGTTCATACAGATGGTCACTGGGCTAGAAGAATAGAATGTAAAGGTAGAGGAAGGACTGGTATTATTACCCATCGATGGATCAGTGTGAGATTCTTATTAAAGACGGAACAaaccaaaaagagattggcGTATGAAGCTGAAAGGAGAAGTGATAAAAGGATCGCAAAGTGTGTCCTTACCAGCGAGAAGATCAGAGGTCCGTGCCAGGGCTACTACAAGTGGTGA
- a CDS encoding uncharacterized protein (EggNog:ENOG41): MCGILLHFNSEQTFGRAHKESLNSGSLENLGDLENSISELPSSSKTSLSGSISPIFNVLVPEILARGSDYSQYYCQPHLELFSSVLSLRQPLTKQPFIKDDRFIIQFNGELYNDEIPLHSNDLEFIYKRLQDYNGDIIKTIGSLHGGFAYSIIDLTNSKVYFGKDILGKKSLAYSLIEGTGELFISSCFPEEDNQTTFFKECLNAVVYVFDMNKRSIGMLRYEDSADLPDKLAVNNRWLTDDDPSEEFLVSELHKELTEAVRRRVETIFPVHNSKSKFAILFSGGIDCTLLAALCAEILEGPVTIDLLNVSFDNPRTKTDPSQTPDRRLARKSWSHLEERYRNSQIKFHLVEIDVPYESYLKHKQKVVNLIRPNDTAMDLSIAIAFYFAASGMGKDSISECKVLLSGLGADELFAGYTRHERIFTGISNQVRRQLKQKPVKDATVYKMNELVNKLRQELQYDLSNLYIRNLSRDDKVISCWSKEIRYPYLDYDFMRFVTSKVPLSSKLHYDDQTGEIVRKYLLRLLARKMGLDWVAEEPKRAIQFGARSAKMEEGAGKMKGTDKIY, encoded by the coding sequence tggagatcttgaaaactcGATCTCGGAGTTACCATCTTCGTCGAAGACATCTCTATCCGGCTCTATTTCGCCCATTTTCAACGTGCTTGTACCTGAGATCTTGGCTAGAGGTTCTGATTACTCGCAGTATTATTGTCAGCCTCATTTGGAACTTTTTTCCTCAGTGCTTTCATTACGTCAGCCACTTACCAAACAGCCCTTCATTAAAGACGACAGATTCATCATACAGTTCAATGGAGAATTATACAACGATGAGATACCTTTGCATAGCAATGACTTAGAATTTATTTACAAGAGACTTCAGGATTATAATGGTGATATCATTAAAACGATAGGCTCATTACATGGCGGATTTGCATATAGTATCATCGATCTTACTAACTCCAAAGTATACTTCGGTAAGGATATATTGGGAAAGAAATCATTGGCTTATTCATTGATCGAGGGAACTGGTGAGCTATTTATAAGTAGTTGTTTTCCCGAGGAAGACAACCAGACAACGTTCTTCAAGGAATGTCTTAATGCAGTGGTATATGTTTTTGACATGAACAAGCGTTCTATAGGAATGCTAAGATACGAAGATAGTGCAGATCTTCCTGACAAGTTGGCAGTTAATAACCGCTGGCTTACTGATGATGACCCATCTGAAGAGTTTCTTGTTTCAGAGTTGCACAAAGAGTTAACCGAGGCGGTTCGTCGAAGAGTAGAAACAATCTTCCCTGTGCATAATTCCAAGTCGAAGTTCGCCATACTATTTAGCGGAGGCATCGATTGCACTTTACTAGCGGCATTGTGTGCAGAGATATTGGAAGGACCGGTTACTATCGACCTATTAAATGTCTCATTTGACAATCCTCGCACAAAAACAGACCCCTCACAAACACCTGACAGGAGGTTAGCTAGGAAAAGCTGGTCACATCTCGAAGAAAGATATAGAAATAGCCAAATCAAATTCCATTTGGTGGAAATAGATGTTCCTTACGAAAGCTATCTGAAGCACAAGCAAAAGGTGGTGAATTTAATTCGGCCTAATGATACGGCGATGGATCTTTCCATTGCAATAGCATTCTATTTTGCAGCTAGTGGTATGGGAAAAGATAGTATTAGTGAATGCAAAGTTCTCCTTAGCGGCTTGGGAGCTGACGAATTATTTGCTGGATATACCCGTCACGAGAGGATATTTACAGGCATTTCCAATCAAGTCAGACGACAATTAAAGCAAAAACCAGTTAAAGATGCTACTGTTTATAAGATGAACGAACTTGTGAATAAGCTAAGACAAGAACTTCAATATGATCTGTCGAATCTTTATATTAGAAACCTTTCAAGAGACGACAAAGTGATATCCTGCTGGTCCAAAGAGATCAGGTATCCGTATTTGGATTATGATTTTATGCGGTTTGTCACATCCAAAGTTCCACTCAGTTCCAAGCTTCATTATGATGATCAGACTGGAGAAATAGTACGTAAGTATCTCCTCAGATTACTCGCCAGGAAGATGGGACTTGATTGGGTGGCAGAAGAACCGAAAAGAGCCATTCAATTCGGAGCCAGAAGTGCCAAGATGGAGGAAGGAGCAGGAAAAATGAAAGGTACCGATAAAATATACTGA